One window from the genome of Variovorax sp. PAMC26660 encodes:
- a CDS encoding DUF3574 domain-containing protein: MTHVSSRAHAAALVLAGIVISALAGCSALPSTDAVATACATGFDSVERDTLYFGRAIPAGGQVSDAQWTAFLDATVTPAFPQGLTVTDAVGQWRGASGGVVREPSKLVVLLHPRSAKDDEAIAGIIDTYRKRFGQESVLQERQSACVRF, encoded by the coding sequence ATGACACACGTTTCCTCTCGCGCCCATGCCGCAGCCCTCGTGTTGGCCGGCATCGTGATCTCCGCGCTCGCGGGGTGCAGCGCCTTGCCATCGACAGACGCGGTCGCCACGGCCTGCGCCACCGGCTTCGACAGCGTCGAGCGCGACACGCTCTATTTCGGCCGCGCCATTCCCGCCGGCGGCCAGGTGTCGGACGCCCAGTGGACGGCCTTCCTCGATGCCACCGTGACGCCCGCCTTCCCGCAGGGCCTGACCGTGACCGATGCGGTCGGTCAGTGGCGCGGAGCCTCGGGCGGCGTGGTGCGCGAACCCTCGAAGCTCGTGGTGCTGCTGCATCCGCGCAGCGCAAAAGACGACGAAGCCATCGCCGGGATCATCGACACCTACCGCAAGCGTTTCGGCCAGGAGTCGGTTCTGCAGGAAAGGCAATCCGCCTGTGTCCGCTTCTGA
- a CDS encoding ABC transporter ATP-binding protein yields MNPTVLRLGGITKRFGELVANDAISLDLQAGEVLALLGENGAGKSTLMSILFGHYVADEGQIEVFGAPLPPGNPKAALAAGVGMVHQHFTLADNLSVLDNVMMGTEPLWRPVSRRAAARERLLDVAQRFGLPVQPDAKIGSLSVGERQRVEILKALYRGARILILDEPTAVLTPQESEALFATLAQMVAQGLSVIFISHKLGEVLRVSHRVAVLRGGKLVAEARTADTTQAQLALWMVGHAVEAPQRRPAKSVGDAICVLDHVSTAASKDGGQDRLREVSLTLRAGEITAIAGVSGNGQVALAELLCGTRRAVSGTAQLMGRALPPSPARLVQRGVARIPEDRHAVGVVGDLPVWENAVSERLRSPVFSRWSFIVKRAAARLHARRIEKAFDVRGAGLMAPARSLSGGNMQKLILGRALLAPEQAEDADNKKYPTRAPRLIVAHQPTWGLDIGAVAYVQQQLIAARDAGAAVLVISDDLDEVLTLGDRVAVMHGGHLGEARPAAAWTREAIGLAMAGATAAAPQRTGAPS; encoded by the coding sequence ATGAACCCCACCGTGCTCCGGCTAGGCGGCATCACCAAGCGCTTCGGCGAGCTGGTGGCCAACGATGCCATTTCCCTCGATCTGCAGGCCGGCGAGGTGCTCGCGCTGCTCGGCGAGAACGGCGCGGGCAAGTCGACGCTGATGTCGATCCTGTTCGGCCACTACGTCGCCGACGAAGGCCAGATCGAAGTGTTCGGCGCGCCGCTGCCGCCCGGCAACCCCAAGGCCGCGCTCGCCGCCGGCGTGGGCATGGTGCACCAGCACTTCACGCTGGCCGACAACCTGAGCGTGCTCGACAACGTGATGATGGGCACCGAGCCGCTGTGGCGCCCGGTGTCGCGCCGCGCGGCCGCGCGCGAGCGGCTGCTCGATGTGGCGCAGCGCTTCGGCCTGCCGGTGCAGCCCGACGCGAAGATCGGCAGCCTGTCGGTCGGCGAACGCCAGCGCGTCGAAATTCTCAAGGCGCTGTACCGCGGCGCGCGCATCCTGATCCTGGACGAGCCGACCGCCGTGCTGACGCCGCAGGAAAGCGAGGCGCTGTTCGCCACGCTCGCGCAGATGGTGGCGCAGGGCCTGTCGGTGATCTTCATCAGCCACAAGCTGGGCGAGGTGCTGCGGGTGTCGCACCGCGTGGCCGTGCTGCGCGGCGGCAAGCTGGTAGCCGAGGCGCGTACGGCCGACACCACGCAGGCGCAGCTCGCGCTGTGGATGGTCGGCCATGCGGTCGAGGCGCCGCAGCGCCGACCCGCCAAGTCGGTGGGCGATGCGATCTGCGTGCTCGACCATGTGAGCACTGCGGCCAGCAAAGACGGCGGGCAGGACCGGCTGCGCGAGGTGTCGCTGACCCTGCGCGCCGGTGAAATCACCGCCATCGCGGGCGTCTCCGGCAACGGGCAGGTGGCGCTGGCCGAGCTGCTGTGCGGCACGCGCCGCGCCGTCTCCGGCACGGCCCAGTTGATGGGCCGCGCATTGCCGCCCTCGCCCGCCCGGCTGGTGCAGCGCGGCGTGGCACGCATTCCGGAAGACCGGCATGCGGTCGGCGTGGTCGGCGACCTGCCGGTGTGGGAGAACGCGGTGTCGGAACGGCTGCGCAGCCCGGTGTTCTCGCGCTGGTCGTTCATCGTGAAGCGCGCCGCCGCGCGCCTGCACGCCCGGCGCATCGAAAAAGCATTCGACGTGCGCGGCGCCGGCCTGATGGCGCCGGCCCGCTCGCTCTCCGGCGGGAACATGCAGAAATTGATTCTGGGGCGCGCCTTGCTGGCGCCCGAGCAGGCAGAAGATGCCGACAACAAGAAGTACCCGACGCGGGCGCCGCGCCTGATCGTGGCGCACCAGCCGACCTGGGGCCTGGACATCGGGGCGGTCGCCTATGTGCAGCAGCAGCTCATTGCCGCGCGCGATGCCGGCGCGGCAGTGCTGGTGATTTCCGACGATCTCGACGAAGTGCTCACGCTGGGCGACCGCGTGGCCGTGATGCACGGCGGCCATCTGGGCGAAGCGCGCCCTGCCGCAGCCTGGACGCGCGAGGCCATCGGGCTGGCCATGGCCGGGGCGACTGCTGCCGCTCCGCAGCGCACGGGAGCCCCGTCATGA
- a CDS encoding alpha/beta fold hydrolase, translating into MDGTGDLFEPLAQAMGQRDTIDVVRYPGTEALGYDELERLVRAQLPASQPFVLLGESFSGPLAISIAAAPPPGLRGLILCCSFARSPAPGLALLRGGLLELSMKFMHSDLMRGPMRHMLLGRFATPRLVASLQDSLRQVTAAVMTRRMKEVQRVNVVDKLSQVRVPAMYLQAMQDRIVPAQAARIIQRALSGLRIVRLEGPHGLLQAAPVATALAIQNFCSELGNPEPATP; encoded by the coding sequence ATGGACGGCACGGGCGATCTCTTCGAGCCCCTGGCGCAAGCCATGGGGCAGCGCGACACCATCGACGTGGTGCGCTACCCCGGCACCGAGGCGCTGGGCTATGACGAACTCGAACGGCTGGTGCGCGCGCAACTGCCCGCCAGCCAGCCCTTCGTGCTGCTCGGCGAATCCTTCTCGGGCCCGCTGGCCATCTCGATCGCAGCCGCCCCGCCGCCGGGACTGCGCGGGCTGATCCTGTGCTGCAGCTTCGCCCGCAGCCCCGCGCCGGGGCTGGCGCTGCTGCGCGGCGGCTTGCTCGAACTGTCGATGAAGTTCATGCACTCGGACCTGATGCGTGGGCCCATGCGCCATATGCTGCTGGGTCGCTTTGCCACGCCGCGCCTTGTGGCATCGCTGCAGGACTCGCTGCGACAGGTGACGGCGGCTGTCATGACGCGCCGAATGAAAGAAGTGCAGCGCGTGAACGTGGTCGACAAGCTCTCGCAGGTGCGCGTGCCCGCGATGTACCTGCAGGCCATGCAGGACCGCATCGTTCCCGCGCAGGCGGCCCGCATCATCCAGCGCGCCCTGTCGGGCCTTCGCATCGTGCGCCTGGAAGGGCCGCACGGCTTGCTGCAAGCGGCACCTGTCGCCACGGCCCTGGCCATTCAAAACTTTTGCAGCGAACTCGGCAACCCCGAGCCCGCCACCCCATGA
- a CDS encoding CatB-related O-acetyltransferase, whose translation MILNITPELSPALEPHGLFLAPGVVLSLPFRYETPVRLWPGVHMYGVSVGAYSYVAPSVQLHQMQIGRYCSIGDNLNLLSQHPTDWLTAHPFSHQHIFPEPFRNSSIDPYPQLKPTVIGNDVWIGSRVSLKGGVTIGDGALIGAGAVVTKDVPPFAIMGGVPARLIRRRFADALIDRIQACPWWDWDLRELPLDWRHPEAAQATLEAAVAEGRVSRWSPGWLQLEFGAPAEEGQGAPLVFRSV comes from the coding sequence ATGATCCTGAATATCACCCCCGAGCTTTCGCCGGCACTTGAGCCGCATGGGTTGTTTCTTGCGCCGGGTGTCGTCTTGTCCCTGCCGTTTCGCTACGAGACGCCAGTGCGCCTTTGGCCCGGCGTCCATATGTACGGCGTGTCGGTGGGCGCCTATTCGTATGTCGCGCCCTCGGTCCAGCTGCATCAGATGCAGATCGGGCGTTATTGCTCGATAGGCGACAACCTGAACCTGCTGAGCCAGCATCCGACGGATTGGCTCACGGCACATCCGTTTTCGCACCAGCACATCTTCCCCGAGCCGTTTCGCAATTCGTCCATCGACCCGTATCCGCAACTGAAGCCCACGGTGATCGGCAACGACGTCTGGATCGGCTCACGGGTGAGCCTGAAGGGCGGCGTGACCATCGGCGACGGCGCGCTGATCGGCGCGGGGGCGGTGGTGACCAAGGACGTGCCGCCGTTCGCGATCATGGGCGGCGTGCCCGCGCGTTTGATCCGGCGGCGCTTCGCCGATGCGCTCATCGACCGCATTCAGGCCTGCCCGTGGTGGGACTGGGATCTGCGCGAACTGCCGCTGGACTGGCGGCATCCGGAAGCAGCCCAGGCCACGCTGGAAGCCGCCGTGGCCGAGGGGCGCGTCTCGCGATGGAGTCCGGGGTGGCTGCAGCTTGAGTTCGGCGCGCCTGCCGAAGAGGGGCAGGGCGCACCGCTTGTCTTTCGGTCGGTGTGA
- the sbcB gene encoding exodeoxyribonuclease I translates to MNHTFLWHDYETFGAVPRRDRPSQFAAIRTDAELNEVGEPLMVYCKPAPDYLPSPEACLITGITPQVCLERGIPEHEFAAQIEQAFSQPGTIGVGYNTIRFDDEVTRFLFWRNLIDPYAREWQNDCGRWDLLDVVRLMYALRPDGIQWPKKEDGKPSFKLEDLARANGLLHESAHDALSDVRATIALARLIRDKQPKLFDFAFGLHRKDRVASELGLPAMRETAKPFLHVSGMFPAERGCLAVMWPLASHPSNKNELIAWDLSHDPSELRDLDADTLRLRLFTRTADLPEGMVRLPVKGIHLNKSPMVVGNLRTLAPAMAERWGIDLDAAMRHAAIARDLPDMSAIWSKVYARPKEATPDVDEDLYGGFVGNADRRRLNQLRALSPEELAKDRTGFDDGRLDEVLFRYRARNWPELLAPEEVERWEALRVARLFKGEGGARTIEQLFSEVDALSETADERGEEILGALYEYAEAIAPEA, encoded by the coding sequence ATGAACCACACCTTTCTCTGGCACGACTACGAAACCTTCGGCGCCGTGCCGCGCCGCGACCGGCCTTCGCAGTTCGCCGCCATCCGCACCGACGCCGAACTGAACGAAGTCGGCGAGCCGCTCATGGTCTATTGCAAGCCGGCGCCAGACTACCTGCCCAGCCCCGAAGCCTGCCTCATCACCGGCATCACGCCGCAGGTGTGCCTGGAGCGCGGCATTCCCGAGCATGAGTTCGCCGCGCAGATCGAGCAGGCCTTCTCGCAGCCCGGCACCATCGGCGTGGGCTACAACACCATCCGCTTCGACGACGAGGTCACGCGCTTCCTGTTCTGGCGCAACCTGATCGATCCGTACGCGCGCGAGTGGCAGAACGACTGTGGCCGCTGGGACCTGCTCGACGTGGTGCGCCTCATGTATGCGCTGCGCCCTGACGGCATCCAGTGGCCGAAGAAGGAGGACGGCAAGCCCAGCTTCAAGCTCGAAGACCTGGCACGCGCCAACGGCCTGCTGCACGAGTCGGCGCACGATGCGCTGTCCGACGTGCGCGCGACCATCGCGCTGGCCCGGCTGATCCGCGACAAGCAGCCCAAGCTGTTCGACTTCGCCTTCGGCCTGCACCGCAAGGATCGCGTGGCCAGTGAACTCGGCTTGCCCGCAATGCGCGAAACCGCCAAGCCCTTCCTGCATGTCTCGGGCATGTTCCCGGCGGAGCGTGGTTGCCTTGCCGTGATGTGGCCGCTCGCGAGCCATCCCAGCAACAAGAACGAACTGATCGCCTGGGATCTGTCCCATGACCCGAGCGAACTGCGCGACCTCGATGCCGACACGCTGCGTCTTCGCTTGTTCACCCGCACCGCCGATCTGCCCGAAGGCATGGTGCGGCTGCCCGTGAAGGGCATCCACCTCAACAAGTCGCCGATGGTGGTGGGCAACCTGCGCACGCTGGCGCCGGCCATGGCCGAGCGTTGGGGCATCGATCTCGACGCGGCCATGCGGCACGCAGCGATTGCACGCGACCTGCCCGACATGAGCGCCATCTGGTCGAAGGTCTATGCACGGCCGAAAGAGGCCACGCCCGATGTCGATGAAGACCTCTATGGCGGCTTCGTCGGCAACGCCGACCGTCGGCGCCTGAACCAGTTGCGCGCGTTGTCGCCGGAAGAACTAGCGAAAGACCGCACCGGCTTCGACGACGGGCGCCTCGACGAGGTCCTGTTCCGCTACCGCGCGCGCAATTGGCCAGAGCTGCTGGCCCCCGAAGAAGTCGAACGCTGGGAGGCGCTGCGCGTGGCCCGGCTGTTCAAGGGCGAGGGCGGGGCGCGCACCATCGAGCAGTTGTTCAGCGAAGTCGATGCACTGTCTGAGACCGCCGATGAGCGCGGCGAAGAGATCCTGGGCGCGCTCTATGAGTACGCCGAGGCTATCGCGCCCGAAGCCTGA
- a CDS encoding ABC transporter permease, which translates to MRLERRHETSRAALVLAPIGAVAFTMAVSALLVLWAGAPVGRTYALLLQGGFGSVFAWSETLTRAIPLILTGLAATVAFKARLFNIGAEGQLYAGALAAVAVGGMHGGTGFELSPWLLFPLMMLAAAVAGALMLLGPALMKNKLGVDEVVTTLLINFIVLLGVSALLDGPMKDPTAMGWPQSVSLQSDLELGKLIAQTRVHTGLLWAVSLAVIVWALFKYTVLGFDIRAVGANARAAAFAGVPVTRTVVMVALLSGALAGLAGAIEVAGRTSYVTLDMSPGYGYTGIVIAMLAGLHPLGVIAAGVFVAGVLVGADTMSRAVGVPTYIADVIVAASLIAVLVATLLTQYRVRMKK; encoded by the coding sequence ATGCGGCTCGAACGACGCCACGAAACCTCGCGCGCCGCACTGGTGCTCGCTCCTATCGGCGCGGTCGCCTTCACGATGGCGGTGAGCGCGCTGCTGGTGCTGTGGGCCGGTGCGCCGGTCGGCCGCACCTACGCGCTGCTGCTGCAGGGCGGCTTCGGTTCGGTGTTCGCGTGGAGCGAGACGCTGACGCGCGCCATCCCGCTGATCCTGACCGGGCTGGCGGCCACGGTGGCTTTCAAGGCGCGGCTGTTCAACATCGGGGCCGAGGGCCAGCTCTACGCGGGCGCGCTGGCGGCCGTGGCCGTGGGCGGCATGCATGGCGGCACGGGCTTCGAGCTGTCGCCCTGGCTGCTGTTCCCGCTGATGATGCTGGCGGCGGCAGTGGCCGGCGCGCTGATGCTGCTGGGCCCGGCCCTGATGAAGAACAAGCTCGGCGTCGACGAGGTGGTGACCACGCTGCTGATCAACTTCATCGTGCTGCTGGGCGTGTCCGCGCTGCTCGACGGACCGATGAAAGACCCGACTGCGATGGGCTGGCCGCAGAGCGTGTCGCTGCAGTCCGACCTGGAACTCGGCAAGCTGATCGCGCAGACGCGCGTGCACACCGGGCTGCTGTGGGCCGTGTCGCTCGCGGTGATCGTCTGGGCGCTCTTCAAATACACGGTACTGGGCTTCGACATCCGCGCCGTGGGCGCCAACGCGCGCGCCGCCGCCTTTGCCGGCGTGCCGGTAACGCGCACCGTGGTCATGGTGGCGCTGCTCTCGGGTGCGCTGGCCGGACTGGCCGGCGCCATCGAGGTGGCCGGCCGCACCAGCTACGTCACGCTCGACATGTCGCCGGGCTACGGCTACACCGGCATCGTGATCGCGATGCTCGCGGGGCTGCATCCGCTGGGAGTGATTGCCGCTGGCGTGTTCGTGGCCGGCGTGCTGGTCGGCGCGGACACCATGAGCCGCGCGGTCGGCGTGCCGACGTACATCGCCGATGTGATCGTCGCCGCCTCGCTGATCGCGGTGCTGGTGGCAACCTTGCTGACGCAATACCGGGTGAGGATGAAGAAATGA
- a CDS encoding AraC family transcriptional regulator: MAKKPATKTEAGGGMPDLSERADGPALIALWGDDDAGNEFRLGTREYDWHSHLRGQVFCVESGLVHVRTAHGSWLLPPHRAGWLPPGEAHKVSISGAMSGWSVLITPQASHELPERPCVIGISELMRALVRRAVTWTDQAQLEPEQERMIAVLLDEMRRAPHEPLHLPMPTDRRLLRIATAIYEEPENGRTMGEWAQWAGLSPRTLSRLFLAETSVSFAQWRQQARLVHALERLARGEAVADIADALGYATPSNFIAMFRRSFGESPARYFAQRGGLR, translated from the coding sequence ATGGCAAAGAAACCCGCGACAAAGACCGAGGCCGGCGGCGGCATGCCCGACCTCAGCGAGCGCGCCGACGGCCCCGCGTTGATCGCGCTGTGGGGCGACGATGACGCGGGCAACGAATTCCGTCTGGGCACGCGCGAATACGACTGGCACAGCCACCTGCGCGGACAGGTCTTCTGTGTCGAGAGCGGCCTCGTGCATGTGCGCACCGCCCACGGCTCCTGGCTGCTGCCGCCGCACCGCGCCGGCTGGCTGCCGCCTGGTGAGGCGCACAAGGTCAGCATCAGTGGCGCCATGAGCGGCTGGAGCGTGCTGATCACGCCGCAGGCCAGCCATGAACTGCCCGAGCGCCCTTGCGTCATCGGCATCAGCGAGCTGATGCGGGCGCTGGTGCGTCGCGCGGTCACCTGGACCGATCAGGCGCAACTGGAGCCCGAACAGGAGCGGATGATCGCCGTGCTGCTCGACGAAATGCGCCGCGCGCCGCATGAGCCGCTGCACCTGCCGATGCCCACAGACCGCCGCCTGCTGCGCATCGCGACGGCCATCTACGAAGAGCCCGAGAACGGCCGCACGATGGGCGAATGGGCGCAATGGGCAGGCCTGTCGCCACGCACCTTGAGCCGCCTGTTCCTGGCCGAGACGTCCGTGAGCTTCGCGCAATGGCGCCAGCAGGCGCGGCTGGTGCATGCGCTGGAGCGGCTTGCGCGGGGCGAGGCGGTTGCGGACATCGCCGATGCGCTGGGCTATGCGACGCCGAGCAACTTCATCGCGATGTTCCGGCGCAGCTTTGGGGAGTCGCCGGCGCGGTACTTTGCGCAGCGTGGTGGGTTGCGCTGA
- a CDS encoding amidohydrolase family protein: MLDLLITNATLPDGRTGMSIAVQDGRIAEVSEGLDAPAHEKLDAQGLLLAPPFVDPHFHMDATLSYGLPRVNESGTLLEGIALWGELKPLLTADALIERALVYCDWAVAKGLLAVRSHVDTSDASLLAVDALLEVKRRVAPYLDLQLVAFPQDGVLRSPGGVENIERALDKGVDVVGGIPHFERTMADGAASVKLLCEMAAERGKLVDMHCDESDDPLSRHIETLAFEAQRLGMQGRVTGSHCTSMHSMDNYYVSKLLPLIAQSGVAVISNPLINITLQGRHDSYPKRRGMTRVPELMAAGVNVAFGHDCVMDPWYGMGSGDMLEVAHMGLHVAQMTSQAGIRQCFEAVTTNAARVMHLEGYGIEAGCNASFVLLQARDPVEAIRLRATRLKVFRKGKLLAETPAATAALHLPGRGSETGWMIPKKA; encoded by the coding sequence ATGCTCGACCTTCTCATCACCAACGCCACCCTCCCCGACGGCCGCACCGGCATGTCGATCGCCGTGCAGGACGGCCGCATCGCCGAAGTCAGCGAAGGCCTCGACGCACCGGCGCACGAAAAGCTCGATGCACAGGGCCTGCTGCTCGCGCCGCCTTTCGTCGACCCGCACTTCCACATGGACGCCACGCTGAGCTACGGCCTGCCGCGCGTCAACGAAAGCGGCACGCTGCTCGAAGGCATCGCGCTGTGGGGTGAACTGAAGCCGCTGCTGACGGCCGATGCGCTGATCGAGCGCGCACTGGTGTACTGCGACTGGGCCGTGGCCAAGGGGCTGCTGGCGGTGCGTTCACACGTGGACACCAGTGATGCAAGTCTGCTCGCGGTCGATGCGCTGCTCGAAGTCAAGCGCCGGGTGGCGCCCTACCTCGACCTGCAACTGGTCGCCTTTCCGCAGGACGGCGTGCTGCGCTCGCCGGGCGGCGTCGAGAACATCGAGCGCGCGCTCGACAAGGGCGTGGACGTGGTCGGCGGCATCCCTCATTTCGAGCGCACCATGGCCGACGGCGCCGCGAGCGTGAAGCTGCTGTGCGAAATGGCGGCTGAACGCGGCAAGCTGGTCGACATGCACTGCGACGAGTCGGATGACCCGCTCTCGCGCCACATCGAAACACTGGCCTTCGAGGCGCAGCGCCTGGGCATGCAGGGCCGCGTGACCGGCTCGCACTGCACATCGATGCATTCGATGGACAACTACTACGTGAGCAAGCTGCTGCCGCTGATCGCGCAGAGCGGCGTGGCGGTGATCTCGAACCCACTCATCAACATCACGCTGCAGGGCCGCCACGACAGCTACCCCAAGCGACGCGGCATGACCCGCGTGCCCGAGCTGATGGCCGCCGGCGTGAACGTCGCCTTCGGCCACGACTGCGTGATGGACCCGTGGTACGGCATGGGTTCGGGCGACATGCTCGAAGTGGCGCACATGGGCCTGCACGTGGCGCAGATGACCAGCCAGGCGGGCATCCGCCAGTGTTTTGAAGCGGTGACTACCAACGCCGCGCGCGTGATGCACCTGGAAGGCTATGGCATCGAGGCCGGCTGCAACGCCAGCTTCGTGCTGCTGCAGGCGCGCGATCCGGTCGAGGCGATCCGCCTGCGCGCGACGCGGCTCAAGGTGTTTCGCAAGGGCAAGCTGCTGGCAGAAACACCCGCGGCAACGGCCGCGCTGCATCTGCCGGGCCGTGGCAGCGAAACCGGCTGGATGATTCCGAAGAAGGCCTGA
- a CDS encoding ABC transporter permease, whose product MTDLLDILANPSFWVAVLRIATPLILGTLGVLLCERAGVLNLGIEGIMVAGAFTGWLAVYAGAPLWVGVGVAALTGMVFGLLHAFLTVGLALSQHVSGLGITLLATALSYFGYRVSFPKVNTPPTITPFAPMDWLPVPILNAQTALTLFALLLVPVVGWVLYRTPLGLALRMAGENPQAAESQGVSVAATRTGAIVAGSALMGMAGSFLTLSAFNAFFFNMVNGRGWICVALVVFASWRPGKALLGALLFAFFDALQLRLQQSGDAVLPYQLYLMLPYLLSILALVLVARKASYPQALMKPYRKGER is encoded by the coding sequence ATGACCGATCTTCTCGACATTCTGGCCAATCCGTCCTTCTGGGTCGCCGTGCTGCGCATCGCCACGCCGCTCATCTTGGGCACGCTGGGCGTGCTGCTGTGCGAGCGCGCGGGCGTGCTCAACCTGGGCATCGAAGGGATCATGGTCGCGGGCGCCTTCACCGGCTGGCTCGCGGTGTATGCCGGTGCACCGCTGTGGGTGGGCGTGGGCGTGGCTGCGCTCACGGGCATGGTGTTCGGCCTGCTGCACGCATTTCTTACCGTGGGGCTCGCGCTCTCGCAGCACGTATCGGGGCTGGGCATCACCTTGCTGGCGACCGCACTCAGCTACTTCGGCTACCGCGTGAGCTTTCCGAAGGTCAACACGCCGCCGACCATCACGCCCTTCGCGCCAATGGACTGGTTGCCCGTGCCCATCCTGAATGCGCAGACCGCGCTCACGCTGTTCGCACTGCTGCTGGTGCCGGTGGTCGGCTGGGTGCTCTACCGCACGCCGCTGGGCCTTGCGCTGCGCATGGCGGGCGAGAACCCGCAGGCGGCCGAAAGCCAGGGCGTGTCGGTCGCGGCCACGCGCACCGGCGCCATCGTGGCGGGTTCGGCGCTGATGGGCATGGCCGGCTCGTTCCTCACACTGTCGGCCTTCAACGCCTTCTTCTTCAACATGGTGAACGGACGCGGCTGGATCTGCGTGGCGCTGGTGGTGTTTGCGTCATGGCGGCCCGGCAAGGCCTTGCTCGGCGCCCTGCTCTTCGCGTTCTTCGACGCGCTGCAGTTGCGCCTGCAGCAATCGGGCGATGCCGTGCTGCCCTACCAGCTGTACCTGATGCTGCCGTACCTGCTGTCGATCCTGGCGCTGGTGCTGGTCGCGCGCAAGGCCAGCTATCCGCAGGCGCTGATGAAGCCCTACCGCAAGGGGGAACGTTGA
- a CDS encoding GNAT family N-acetyltransferase — translation MSASETDRNIVRRLKAADATAYRAVMLDAYATHPSAFTSTVAERAGLPMLWWEQRLGADADVPSVVYGAFDDAGALVGAAGLAFETRERTRHKATLFGMSVSASARRSGFGRRLVLALLEHARAHGGLRQVQLTVTEGNASAQALYERCGFKVFGVEPMAIALDGAWLAKVHMCCDLEAAVQEGRLIGA, via the coding sequence GTGTCCGCTTCTGAGACTGACCGCAACATCGTCCGGCGCCTGAAAGCCGCAGACGCCACGGCCTACCGGGCCGTGATGCTCGACGCCTACGCCACGCATCCCAGCGCCTTTACTTCGACGGTGGCTGAGCGCGCCGGCTTGCCGATGCTCTGGTGGGAGCAACGCCTTGGCGCCGACGCGGATGTACCGAGCGTGGTCTACGGCGCGTTCGACGATGCCGGCGCGCTGGTCGGCGCAGCCGGGCTGGCCTTCGAAACACGCGAGCGCACACGCCACAAGGCCACCTTGTTCGGCATGTCGGTGTCGGCATCGGCGCGCCGTTCGGGCTTCGGTCGCCGGCTGGTACTGGCCTTGCTGGAGCATGCGCGCGCACACGGGGGCCTGCGGCAGGTGCAGCTCACGGTGACCGAGGGCAACGCGTCCGCGCAAGCCCTCTACGAACGTTGCGGCTTCAAGGTCTTCGGTGTCGAGCCGATGGCCATTGCGCTCGATGGCGCCTGGCTGGCGAAGGTGCACATGTGCTGCGACCTCGAAGCGGCGGTGCAAGAGGGCCGATTGATCGGGGCGTAG